A portion of the Bubalus kerabau isolate K-KA32 ecotype Philippines breed swamp buffalo chromosome 1, PCC_UOA_SB_1v2, whole genome shotgun sequence genome contains these proteins:
- the RPS24 gene encoding small ribosomal subunit protein eS24 isoform X2, with the protein MNDTVTIRTRKFMTNRLLQRKQMVIDVLHPGKATVPKTEIREKLAKMYKTTPDVIFVFGFRTHFGGGKTTGFGMIYDSLDYAKKNEPKHRLARHGLYEKKKTSRKQRKERKNRMKKVRGTAKANVGAGKKK; encoded by the exons AACGACACAGTAACTATCCGGACTAGGAAGTTCATGACCAACCGACTGCTTCAGCGGAAACAAATG GTCATCGATGTTCTTCACCCTGGAAAGGCAACAGTACCTAAAACAGAAATTCGGGAAAAACTGGCCAAAATGTACAAGACCACACCAGATGTCATCTTTGTATTTGGTTTCAGAACGCATTTTGGTGGTGGCAAGACAACTGGCTTTGGCATGATTTACGATTCCTTGGATTACGCGAAGAAGAATGAGCCCAAACACAGGCTTGCGAGA CATGGCCTATATGAGAAGAAAAAGACCTCACGAAAACAGCGGAAGGAACGCAAGAACAGAATGAAGAAAGTCAGGGGGACTGCAAAGGCCAACGTTGGTGCTGGCAAAAAG AAATGA
- the RPS24 gene encoding small ribosomal subunit protein eS24 isoform X3 yields MNDTVTIRTRKFMTNRLLQRKQMVIDVLHPGKATVPKTEIREKLAKMYKTTPDVIFVFGFRTHFGGGKTTGFGMIYDSLDYAKKNEPKHRLARHGLYEKKKTSRKQRKERKNRMKKVRGTAKANVGAGKK; encoded by the exons AACGACACAGTAACTATCCGGACTAGGAAGTTCATGACCAACCGACTGCTTCAGCGGAAACAAATG GTCATCGATGTTCTTCACCCTGGAAAGGCAACAGTACCTAAAACAGAAATTCGGGAAAAACTGGCCAAAATGTACAAGACCACACCAGATGTCATCTTTGTATTTGGTTTCAGAACGCATTTTGGTGGTGGCAAGACAACTGGCTTTGGCATGATTTACGATTCCTTGGATTACGCGAAGAAGAATGAGCCCAAACACAGGCTTGCGAGA CATGGCCTATATGAGAAGAAAAAGACCTCACGAAAACAGCGGAAGGAACGCAAGAACAGAATGAAGAAAGTCAGGGGGACTGCAAAGGCCAACGTTGGTGCTGGCAAAAAG TGA
- the RPS24 gene encoding small ribosomal subunit protein eS24 isoform X1, which produces MNDTVTIRTRKFMTNRLLQRKQMVIDVLHPGKATVPKTEIREKLAKMYKTTPDVIFVFGFRTHFGGGKTTGFGMIYDSLDYAKKNEPKHRLARHGLYEKKKTSRKQRKERKNRMKKVRGTAKANVGAGKKKE; this is translated from the exons AACGACACAGTAACTATCCGGACTAGGAAGTTCATGACCAACCGACTGCTTCAGCGGAAACAAATG GTCATCGATGTTCTTCACCCTGGAAAGGCAACAGTACCTAAAACAGAAATTCGGGAAAAACTGGCCAAAATGTACAAGACCACACCAGATGTCATCTTTGTATTTGGTTTCAGAACGCATTTTGGTGGTGGCAAGACAACTGGCTTTGGCATGATTTACGATTCCTTGGATTACGCGAAGAAGAATGAGCCCAAACACAGGCTTGCGAGA CATGGCCTATATGAGAAGAAAAAGACCTCACGAAAACAGCGGAAGGAACGCAAGAACAGAATGAAGAAAGTCAGGGGGACTGCAAAGGCCAACGTTGGTGCTGGCAAAAAG